The Toxorhynchites rutilus septentrionalis strain SRP chromosome 3, ASM2978413v1, whole genome shotgun sequence genome includes a region encoding these proteins:
- the LOC129779564 gene encoding uncharacterized protein LOC129779564 gives MASSSSTNLIQSNQQHSQHRSPYTKIKQDSKLNVAAPAFVYPSFRSSSSARALRGGESMPEIGYIGPTQLPVNSRVWSSISSYPLEQFASYQSTTPNQLFQYYQKQQQQQQHREVSPSPSSNYEPLHQFGPTVLTNGIIQLRLRNSVVIEMTVDRSVKLINHHERVTIALSSTGTSSALTHPNGIVFQNGSRVDIAAFDGRMKNPYVRYAKMWQKGISLTSEGCALIYLVDAAGTRTTSDVINIDPKVDYISPVFYNGTRIGTQFCQEANQIAQCCNFWLNDDGTETFHLNGFRIQQTVDGLVKIARTNNRCNIRTSPTNGSATITTPYIHCTASMGQTSHLFVRREERRMHFDGSSFVVRNAGHSAGFDEWNRLRVY, from the exons ATGGCGTCGTCCAGTTCGACCAATTTGATTCAATCGAATCAGCAGCATTCGCAGCACCGTAGTCCTTATACGAAG ATCAAGCAAGATTCGAAGTTGAACGTTGCTGCCCCAGCGTTCGTTTATCCCTCCTTCAGGAGCTCATCGTCTGCCCGTGCGTTACGTGGTGGGGAAAGCATGCCCGAAATAGGTTATATCGGCCCAACTCAACTTCCGGTCAACAGTCGGGTTTGGAGCAGCATTTCCAGCTATCCCTTGGAGCAATTTGCTTCGTACCAAAGT ACAACTCCCAATCAACTGTTTCAGTACTACCagaagcaacaacaacaacaacagcatcgAGAAGTTTCTCCATCGCCGTCTTCGAACTATGAACCGTTGCATCAGTTCGGACCAACGGTGCTGACAAATGGTATCATTCAGCTGCGTTTGCGCAACTCTGTGGTCATTGAGATGACAGTGGACCGTTCAGTGAAGCTGATCAACCATCACGAACGGGTGACTATCGCCCTGTCCAGTACGGGAACTTCATCCGCACTGACACATCCGAACGGGATAGTCTTCCAGAACGGATCGCGCGTTGATATTGCCGCGTTCGACGGCAGAATGAAAAACCCTTATGT CCGTTATGCCAAGATGTGGCAAAAAGGAATAAGCCTAACGAGCGAAGGTTGCGCCCTTATTTATCTCGTTGATGCAGCAGGGACTCGAACCACATCGGATGTTATCAACATCGATCCGAAGGTCGACTACATCAGCCCGGTGTTCTACAA CGGGACGCGCATTGGTACTCAGTTCTGTCAGGAGGCAAATCAGATTGCTCAGTGCTGCAACTTTTGGCTGAATGATGACGGCACGGAGACCTTTCATCTCAATGGGTTCCGCATTCAACAAACCGTGGATGGTTTGGTGAAAATAGCTAGGACCAACAATCGGTGCAACATACGGACAAGTCCTACTAATGGTTCGGCTACTATCACAACACCCTACATTCACTGCACCGCCTCAATGGGACAGACGTCGCATCTCTTCGTGCG TCGCGAAGAACGTCGCATGCATTTCGATGGATCCTCTTTTGTGGTTCGCAATGCTGGCCATTCGGCAGGATTTGATGAATGGAATCGACTACGAGTGTACTAG